The window ACTAGAGGCAGCATGTTTGTTGGAGCCTTATGAGAAAGCAtatatggattttcaaaaaGATCTGAGGTTACATGATGTGATTCGTGATATGGCTCTGTGGATAGTGGCAAAGTCTGAAGCTAGAAACATATGGATAGTAAATACAAATATGGGATTGAACAGAATATCAAATGTGGCAGCTAAGAAAATGGCGGTTTGCAGTAGGGGTATCTCTGATGAACAATAATATAGAAACTTTACGAAATTGACTCAACAATGTTCTCACCTCCTGAGCTTAATGATGCAAcataatttgaatttgaagaATATTCCTGATGGATTTTTTTCTTACGCATGTCAAATCTTAGATATTTGAATCTATCCGAGACTAAACTTAGAAGACTTCCAAGAGGCGTAAAATGTTTGGTTAATCTGCAGTACCTCAACATTTCAAAGACGGAAATCTCAGTTCTACCATCTGAGATGATAAACTTGCAAAATCTGCAATTTTTGATCTGTCAGCATTTGTGGTGGGATCACATAACACCTGATGGATTGGTCTCAAAATTGCTGAACCTGCAGGTTCTTGACATATATCCAAATGCGAGATAAAACTAAAGGAGCTGAATACATTGAAAGAGAACATCAAAGCATTAGGACTGTGTGTAACGTCACTAAATGTTCTGCAACAACTTTCAGAATTACCAACATGGCACATATGTTTAGAAAGATTGTATGACTTGGTATCACTTTCATATGATGTTTTAAGTTGCAAAAGCAATGGATTCTTGCAAGAGCTAATAATCTGTTCATGTTCACAGCTCGATGAGATAGTCATGAATGGAAGTGGCACTGATCTCCGGCATCTTGACTTGGGTCATCTTCAGAATTTAAAGAACATTGTTTGGAAGGATGTGGCGCCTCAACGGTTTTTTTGTAATCTGCAGCTTCTGACGATAAATGAATGCCGTAAGTTATCCAGTCTTTCTTGGGTTATGCATCTCCCTTCTCTTACTGAGTTATCGGTGCAAGTGTGTGAAGGAATCGAAGAGTTATTTACAGAGGAGGATGGAGAAATTCAACGAATATCCGTAGCCCCTTCCTTCCCAGCCTGAGAAGTTTGACACTCGGACATTTACTGAATTTAGTAAGCATGAGCAATCAAGCATTGGATTTTGCTCTTCTTTGCTCATTTCCAATTTTTAATTGTCCGAATTTAAAGAGGCTCGCATTCAAACCAGACATTGTCAACAAAGAATTTGTACAAATTCATTGTGTTAAAGAGTGGTGGGAGAGATTGGAATGAAAAGATGACACCATCCAGTC of the Dioscorea cayenensis subsp. rotundata cultivar TDr96_F1 unplaced genomic scaffold, TDr96_F1_v2_PseudoChromosome.rev07_lg8_w22 25.fasta BLBR01001192.1, whole genome shotgun sequence genome contains:
- the LOC120255762 gene encoding uncharacterized protein LOC120255762 isoform X2, whose translation is MDFVGKLCIGAVCSCIQSPVVSEGMGHIFCTKEKLDSLDSPMEALMARKRDFETQLDIPCSSRQRPTYQLQFWLEKLDEIVMNGSGTDLRHLDLGHLQNLKNIVWKDVAPQRFFCNLQLLTINECRKLSSLSWVMHLPSLTELSVQVCEGIEELFTEEDGEIQRISVAPSFPA
- the LOC120255762 gene encoding uncharacterized protein LOC120255762 isoform X3; translation: MDFVGKLCIGAVCSCIQSPVVSEGMGHIFCTKEKLDSLDSPMEALMARKRDFETQLDIPCSSRQRPTYQLQFWLEKLDEIVMNGSGTDLRHLDLGHLQNLKNIVWKDVAPQRFFCNLQLLTINECLCEGIEELFTEEDGEIQRISVAPSFPA